The candidate division WOR-3 bacterium DNA window GTCGGGAAACTCGCGCCGGATGTCCTCGACAGCCCTGCCCGCCGCGAGGTAGCCGAGCACCAGACTCACGGGAATCCTCGTTCCTTTGATTCGGGGCTTCCCGCGCAGAACGTCAGGCGTGCTGACAATCTCACCACGCCAGTTGG harbors:
- a CDS encoding DUF433 domain-containing protein; the protein is MNTESNWRGEIVSTPDVLRGKPRIKGTRIPVSLVLGYLAAGRAVEDIRREFPDLTPEQIAACLRYARDLAEFEVAAV